Proteins encoded in a region of the Flavobacteriaceae bacterium HL-DH10 genome:
- a CDS encoding TonB-dependent receptor → MKKRLIYNLCLIGTMLFGSVLFAQTITGIVSDNNGPTPGANVIIKGTSIGTATDFDGKYILDNVESNAVLVFSMVGFVTQEVPVNGQSQINVFLSEDLETLDEVVLVGYSSRKKSTLTGAVSVVDMGDLEKTRVVNVTQALQGQIAGVQVTSSTGAPGDPIEVRIRGLGTIGDNNPLYVIDGIPTRDISFLNQADIKTMTVLKDASAAAIYGSRASGGVVLITTKSGKEGKISFDVNYFTGLHYASNLPNMLNADQYMNTVEKAWNNSDRTGTNPYTADKGRADFSDTDWLDELFETGKSQNLQFTASGGSDKIQFLMSLGYYGQDGIVIYDNDKYRRLSYRTNLNVELTNRLKIGTNLQLTYGTQDKLSSKGDAPGIIRHALLRPPIISVYKDVNDPTYSQRDPFTDLPFYLNNDRDNGGWESDKYEWASNPVALAYFTDDVRKDFRTFGNIFAEYAFLKDKELTFRTNVGIDLSFIHNKTFGENYGDDDGGGNDTDKGLGRQNRPNNLNEERGEARTITFNNTLNYAKTLNDKHDISALVGTEYINNYSSSIGASRARFDNTDKTFRYIDYGGTEADLWNGGSASEWALFSLFGSASYVFDSKYMVTTNIRADASSRFSEKNRWGYFPSISAGWKISDESFLKDATWLSNLKLRAGWGKLGNQEIDNYAFLTLISQTNGKVVVNRYGNEDLKWESSESTNVGVDMGFLNNKLNVSVEYYVKNTSDILLPIGLPSIVGDVSPTIVNAGEVSNKGFEFSLNYRESSNEFKYSINANLGTVINNVEKLHPNVPNLIGQVTRTEVGEPLNAYYGYKMVGIYQNQSEIDNHLSGTLNPSVKPGDIKFEDINNDGIINSDDRKFLGSSIPDLTYGIAFTSSFKNFDFSFLFQGVEGVDRYNDSKQILDYDTRPFNYTTNILGAWDGEGSSNTTPRVAFEDNGSSKISSIFVEDASYLRLKNIEFGYTINGIKGVQDIRLYVSGQNLFTLTDYTGMDPESTDLIDRGTYPSSTSVLFGLNVKF, encoded by the coding sequence ATGAAAAAGCGCTTAATATATAACCTATGTTTAATAGGAACCATGTTATTTGGAAGTGTTTTATTTGCACAAACCATTACTGGAATTGTATCCGATAATAATGGTCCCACACCAGGGGCAAATGTTATTATAAAAGGAACATCGATAGGAACAGCAACTGATTTTGATGGAAAGTATATTCTTGATAACGTAGAATCTAATGCTGTATTAGTTTTTAGTATGGTAGGTTTTGTAACTCAAGAGGTTCCAGTTAATGGTCAAAGTCAAATTAATGTCTTCTTATCTGAAGATTTAGAGACTTTAGACGAGGTAGTTCTTGTTGGATATTCATCAAGAAAAAAATCTACTTTAACAGGAGCTGTTTCTGTAGTGGATATGGGAGACTTAGAAAAAACAAGGGTAGTAAATGTTACCCAAGCCTTGCAAGGACAAATTGCAGGTGTACAGGTAACATCCAGTACGGGTGCTCCTGGCGATCCTATTGAAGTCCGTATTCGTGGGTTAGGAACTATTGGTGACAATAATCCATTATATGTAATAGACGGTATTCCAACAAGAGATATTAGTTTTTTAAATCAAGCAGATATTAAAACTATGACTGTTTTAAAAGATGCTTCTGCGGCGGCTATATATGGATCAAGAGCTTCTGGTGGTGTCGTTTTAATTACTACAAAAAGTGGAAAAGAAGGAAAAATTAGTTTTGATGTAAACTATTTTACAGGATTGCATTATGCCTCGAACCTTCCTAATATGTTAAATGCAGATCAGTATATGAATACTGTTGAGAAGGCTTGGAATAATTCAGATAGAACTGGTACAAATCCTTATACGGCGGATAAAGGTAGAGCTGATTTTTCTGATACAGATTGGCTAGATGAATTATTCGAAACTGGAAAATCGCAAAATTTACAATTTACCGCAAGTGGTGGAAGTGATAAAATTCAATTTTTAATGTCATTAGGTTATTACGGTCAAGATGGAATTGTAATATATGATAATGATAAATATAGAAGGTTAAGTTACAGAACCAATCTTAATGTTGAATTAACAAATCGTTTAAAAATTGGAACTAATCTTCAGTTAACCTATGGGACTCAAGATAAATTATCTTCAAAAGGAGATGCTCCAGGAATTATTAGACACGCACTATTACGACCTCCAATTATAAGTGTTTATAAAGATGTTAATGATCCTACATATTCTCAAAGAGACCCTTTTACAGATTTACCTTTCTATTTAAATAATGATAGAGACAATGGTGGTTGGGAAAGTGATAAATATGAATGGGCATCAAACCCAGTGGCATTAGCATATTTTACAGATGATGTAAGAAAGGATTTTAGAACATTTGGAAATATATTTGCTGAGTATGCTTTTTTAAAAGATAAAGAACTAACATTTAGAACCAATGTTGGTATTGATTTATCATTCATTCATAATAAAACATTTGGAGAGAATTATGGTGATGATGACGGCGGCGGGAATGATACAGATAAAGGATTAGGAAGACAAAACCGTCCAAATAATTTGAATGAAGAACGAGGTGAAGCACGTACAATAACATTTAATAATACACTAAACTATGCTAAAACCTTAAATGATAAACATGATATTAGTGCATTAGTAGGTACAGAATACATTAATAATTATAGCTCATCAATTGGAGCAAGTCGTGCACGTTTTGATAATACTGATAAAACTTTTAGATATATTGACTATGGTGGTACAGAAGCTGATTTATGGAATGGTGGAAGTGCTTCGGAATGGGCTTTGTTCTCTTTGTTTGGGTCTGCTTCTTACGTATTTGATAGTAAATATATGGTTACAACTAATATAAGAGCAGATGCATCCTCAAGATTTTCAGAAAAAAATAGATGGGGTTATTTTCCTTCTATTTCAGCAGGATGGAAAATTTCAGATGAAAGTTTTTTAAAAGATGCAACATGGTTGTCTAACTTGAAATTAAGAGCAGGTTGGGGTAAATTAGGAAATCAAGAGATTGATAATTACGCTTTTTTAACTTTAATAAGTCAAACAAACGGAAAAGTTGTTGTTAATCGATATGGTAATGAAGATTTAAAATGGGAAAGTTCTGAATCAACAAACGTAGGTGTTGACATGGGTTTTTTAAATAACAAATTGAATGTTTCAGTTGAATATTATGTGAAAAATACTTCAGATATTTTATTGCCAATTGGATTACCAAGCATTGTAGGAGATGTTTCGCCAACGATTGTAAATGCTGGTGAAGTAAGTAACAAAGGATTCGAGTTTTCATTAAACTATAGAGAATCTAGTAATGAATTCAAATATAGTATTAATGCAAATTTAGGAACAGTAATAAATAATGTTGAAAAATTGCATCCTAATGTTCCAAATTTAATTGGACAGGTTACCAGAACAGAGGTAGGAGAACCATTAAATGCTTATTACGGTTATAAAATGGTTGGTATTTATCAAAACCAATCCGAGATTGATAATCATTTAAGTGGAACATTAAACCCTAGTGTGAAACCAGGAGATATTAAATTTGAAGATATAAATAATGATGGAATAATCAATTCTGATGACAGGAAGTTTCTTGGAAGTTCGATACCTGATTTAACCTATGGAATAGCATTTACTTCATCATTTAAAAACTTTGACTTTTCATTTCTTTTTCAAGGTGTTGAAGGTGTAGACAGATATAATGACTCAAAACAAATATTAGATTATGATACACGTCCATTCAATTATACTACCAATATTTTAGGAGCTTGGGATGGTGAAGGCAGTAGTAATACGACACCAAGAGTAGCATTTGAAGATAATGGAAGCAGTAAAATATCGAGCATTTTTGTTGAAGATGCCTCTTATTTGCGTCTCAAAAATATTGAGTTTGGATATACAATAAATGGCATAAAGGGTGTTCAAGATATTCGTCTTTATGTTTCTGGTCAAAATTTATTCACACTAACGGACTATACAGGTATGGATCCCGAGTCTACCGATTTAATCGACAGAGGGACTTATCCTTCGTCAACGTCCGTTTTGTTTGGTTTAAATGTTAAATTTTAA
- a CDS encoding alpha-glucosidase translates to MELLKTTSLILFLFTIFSCKTKATKNNGKIWWKETVFYEIYMPSYKDSNGDGYGDFKGLTSKLDFIQDLGVKGIWLTPFLQSPKVDNGYDVSDYYKIDPTYGTLEDFKVFLSEAHKRNIKIIMDLVVNHTSTESKWFKGAKKSKDNPYRDYYIWKDEPNNWESFFGGSAWEFDSITNQYYYHKFDIKMADLNWGNPKVIQEIQKVLRFWLNLGVDGYRLDVINFLTTDGIASNNPINEEGEQDHLYDINQEGVKKAMKIIRKTVNEYDNRFIVGEIGSDNIEVLKQYQGTELLDVVFNFNFGSISEFSAHRIFDELQSMEKNMSNYPTLFFGSHDMPRLISRLANGNTERAEALAALILTAKGVPFIYYGEEIGMENIEANSIDEIMDIQGRTHYNLALKNGKSNEEALIVGNNHNRDKSRSPMQWNDTEFSGFSNKTPWIKVNKNKTYLNVVSSEKNENSLLNNYKKLIALRNSEPILQYGKYKQLSFLNDIIGLVRTFNGDTIKCYFNFGKNSKKITLEKGETILLGELTIEPNKYAIIK, encoded by the coding sequence ATGGAGCTCTTAAAGACAACCTCATTAATTCTATTCCTTTTTACCATATTTTCATGTAAAACAAAAGCAACTAAAAACAACGGTAAAATCTGGTGGAAAGAAACCGTGTTCTATGAAATTTATATGCCCAGTTATAAAGATAGTAATGGAGATGGTTATGGTGATTTTAAGGGATTAACATCAAAGCTAGATTTTATTCAAGATTTAGGAGTTAAAGGAATATGGTTAACCCCATTTTTGCAATCACCAAAAGTTGATAATGGTTATGATGTTTCAGATTATTACAAAATTGACCCAACTTATGGGACTTTGGAAGATTTTAAAGTTTTCTTGAGTGAGGCGCATAAAAGAAACATAAAAATAATCATGGATTTAGTTGTAAATCATACATCAACAGAATCTAAATGGTTTAAAGGGGCTAAAAAATCCAAAGACAATCCTTACAGAGATTATTATATTTGGAAAGATGAACCTAACAACTGGGAATCTTTTTTTGGAGGTTCTGCGTGGGAGTTTGATAGTATTACAAACCAATATTATTACCATAAGTTTGATATAAAAATGGCCGATCTTAATTGGGGCAACCCTAAGGTTATTCAAGAAATTCAAAAAGTGCTTCGATTTTGGTTAAATTTAGGAGTAGATGGGTATCGATTGGATGTTATCAATTTTTTGACTACTGATGGAATTGCTTCTAACAATCCAATAAATGAAGAAGGCGAGCAAGATCATTTATATGACATCAATCAAGAAGGTGTAAAAAAAGCCATGAAAATTATTAGAAAAACGGTTAATGAATATGACAACCGTTTCATAGTTGGTGAAATAGGAAGTGATAACATTGAAGTGCTAAAACAATACCAAGGGACTGAATTATTAGATGTGGTATTCAATTTTAATTTTGGGAGTATTTCTGAGTTTTCAGCACATCGAATATTTGATGAGTTGCAAAGCATGGAGAAAAACATGAGCAACTATCCAACCCTATTTTTTGGGAGTCATGACATGCCACGTCTCATAAGTCGTTTGGCTAATGGCAATACTGAAAGAGCAGAAGCTTTAGCAGCTTTAATACTAACAGCAAAAGGTGTTCCTTTTATATATTATGGGGAAGAAATTGGGATGGAAAACATTGAGGCAAATTCAATAGATGAAATAATGGATATTCAAGGACGTACACATTATAATTTAGCTTTGAAAAATGGTAAATCTAATGAAGAAGCACTTATAGTTGGAAATAATCATAATAGAGATAAATCTAGAAGTCCCATGCAATGGAATGACACTGAATTTTCGGGTTTTTCAAATAAAACTCCTTGGATAAAGGTTAATAAAAATAAAACATATTTAAATGTAGTATCTTCAGAGAAAAATGAAAATTCGTTGTTGAATAATTATAAGAAACTCATTGCTTTGCGAAATTCAGAGCCAATTCTGCAATATGGTAAATATAAACAATTGTCTTTTTTAAATGATATTATAGGCTTAGTCAGAACATTTAATGGTGATACAATTAAATGCTACTTTAATTTTGGCAAAAACTCCAAGAAAATAACTTTAGAAAAGGGCGAAACCATTTTACTCGGAGAATTAACGATTGAACCTAATAAATACGCTATTATTAAATAA
- a CDS encoding RagB/SusD family nutrient uptake outer membrane protein, whose protein sequence is MKYIYNSLIALFVITTLVSCDDELTKDPIGLLTLDQIDSSPTITTLESSVSSSYQLLSSTLNLIGEWNWDGGAVLRNDFILQDIAANDMNKKWNPDGDQAWMDELSAFSFTADNGAFNGLWLYDYEGINRINLAISYLTNPEVTQSVGISDSRKNQLLGEAYFLRAFYYFDLVNNFGDVPLLTVPLKSFEEAFDVAIRVPSTEIWGQINSDLAEAKALLPNAKYPSPSEPWRASKGAVIALQAKAALFNEDWGTVISLISELDGLGFYSLNTNYFDSFDTTKEFSDNEVIFAYDHVSDQNPRNGNGLCALIGWGFIAPSADFINAFESNDPRLLYTVDVVNQNVSKLLGNTVGDNKGNDDAPSNKIFIRYADVLLWKAEAMNETGDYSGAITIINNIRSRARTTATADGSIVPLGTLADRPNSTDATQIKGWLMSERRVELGFESQRFNDLKRWGTAKTVLTGLGKNFQDKNYLYPIPQGEVDKSGGTIVQNPGY, encoded by the coding sequence ATGAAATATATATATAATAGTTTAATCGCATTATTTGTCATTACTACTTTAGTGAGTTGTGATGATGAATTAACAAAAGATCCTATAGGGCTTCTTACTTTAGATCAAATTGATTCTAGTCCAACAATAACAACTTTGGAGTCTTCAGTAAGTTCATCCTATCAGCTACTTTCTAGCACCTTAAATCTAATTGGTGAATGGAATTGGGATGGTGGTGCTGTATTAAGGAATGATTTTATTTTACAAGATATCGCCGCCAATGATATGAATAAAAAGTGGAATCCTGATGGTGATCAAGCATGGATGGATGAATTAAGTGCATTCAGTTTTACAGCAGACAACGGCGCATTTAATGGTTTGTGGCTTTATGATTATGAAGGTATTAATAGAATAAACCTTGCCATAAGTTATTTAACGAATCCGGAAGTAACTCAATCAGTCGGTATTTCTGATTCACGTAAGAATCAATTATTGGGAGAAGCTTACTTTTTAAGAGCTTTTTATTATTTTGATTTAGTCAATAATTTTGGTGATGTACCACTGTTAACGGTTCCATTAAAATCGTTTGAAGAAGCTTTTGATGTTGCAATAAGAGTTCCAAGTACTGAAATTTGGGGACAAATAAATTCCGATTTAGCTGAAGCAAAAGCATTATTGCCAAATGCAAAATATCCATCTCCATCCGAACCATGGAGAGCCTCAAAAGGCGCAGTAATTGCATTGCAAGCTAAAGCAGCATTATTTAATGAAGACTGGGGAACTGTAATAAGTCTTATATCAGAATTAGATGGTCTTGGTTTTTATAGTTTAAATACTAATTATTTTGACAGTTTTGATACGACAAAAGAGTTTTCTGATAATGAAGTGATTTTTGCTTACGACCATGTATCAGATCAAAATCCAAGAAATGGTAATGGCTTGTGTGCGTTAATAGGTTGGGGTTTTATTGCACCTAGTGCAGACTTTATAAATGCATTTGAATCAAATGACCCAAGATTGTTATATACAGTTGACGTAGTTAATCAAAATGTTTCAAAATTATTAGGCAATACAGTTGGTGATAACAAAGGAAATGATGATGCACCTAGCAATAAAATTTTTATAAGATATGCTGATGTGTTATTATGGAAAGCAGAAGCCATGAATGAAACTGGTGATTATAGCGGAGCAATCACAATAATTAATAATATAAGAAGTAGAGCTAGAACTACTGCAACCGCAGATGGTTCAATTGTTCCGCTAGGAACTTTAGCCGATAGACCTAATTCAACTGATGCCACTCAAATAAAAGGATGGCTAATGTCAGAAAGAAGAGTAGAATTAGGTTTTGAGTCCCAACGATTTAACGACTTAAAAAGATGGGGAACAGCTAAAACAGTATTAACTGGACTTGGAAAGAATTTTCAAGACAAAAATTACTTATATCCAATTCCTCAAGGGGAAGTCGATAAATCAGGAGGAACAATCGTTCAAAATCCTGGTTATTAA
- a CDS encoding MFS transporter — protein sequence MIDLAKVGLKDFTRSAKILIITNTIYAFVLPVIDIFVASYIMRNSNDPSKVILYQLAIYIGIPITFFINGYLLNKINIKRLFSLGMLLSGVSMVFMMSLKDINYFGLIAAGLIMGMSFGLYWANRDYLVLATTKDRTRNFYYGLETFLYTIIASTVPVLIGLFLMSGNGEGDQASNEGVNSAYRVITMIVFAITVLASIVFHFGKYEKPKSEKFLYFKFHKLWKKMLQLAVLKGLAQGFIVTAPAMLMMKFFHSEGALGSAISIGAVIAAIIMLILGKYSKPKHRLVIFSIGLICFFLASFFNGLLFNTTGVIIFMFLLLISRPVLDIAYFPIQLKVIDLLSSIENRNEFSYILNHEFGLFVGRFLGAGTFLVIAFYINTDIALRYALLIIGVLQLISIFIAKQLLRQQEALENKTLQDQALKNESIITKNVIPQENV from the coding sequence ATGATAGATTTAGCAAAAGTAGGACTAAAAGATTTTACAAGAAGTGCGAAAATATTAATAATTACTAATACAATTTATGCTTTTGTATTACCCGTAATCGATATTTTTGTGGCATCTTATATCATGAGAAATTCTAATGATCCGTCAAAAGTTATCTTATATCAATTAGCAATTTATATAGGTATTCCAATTACATTCTTTATAAATGGCTATTTATTAAACAAAATTAATATCAAAAGATTATTTTCTTTGGGCATGTTATTAAGTGGTGTTTCCATGGTTTTTATGATGTCTTTGAAAGACATAAATTATTTTGGACTCATTGCTGCAGGCTTAATTATGGGAATGTCTTTTGGCTTGTATTGGGCCAATAGAGATTATTTGGTACTTGCCACAACCAAAGATAGAACACGAAATTTTTATTATGGCTTGGAAACATTTCTTTATACCATAATTGCATCTACAGTGCCAGTGCTTATAGGATTGTTTCTAATGAGCGGTAATGGAGAAGGAGATCAAGCTTCGAACGAAGGTGTTAATTCAGCATATAGAGTGATAACAATGATAGTTTTTGCAATTACAGTTTTAGCGTCTATTGTATTTCATTTTGGGAAGTATGAAAAACCAAAGAGTGAAAAGTTTTTATACTTTAAATTTCATAAACTCTGGAAAAAAATGCTTCAATTAGCAGTATTAAAAGGGTTGGCTCAAGGTTTTATTGTGACAGCACCTGCCATGCTAATGATGAAATTTTTTCATTCAGAAGGTGCTCTTGGTTCGGCAATATCTATTGGTGCGGTTATAGCAGCAATAATTATGCTTATTCTAGGGAAATATTCAAAACCTAAACACCGATTAGTAATTTTTAGCATTGGATTGATCTGCTTTTTCTTAGCATCATTTTTTAATGGATTACTTTTTAATACCACTGGAGTTATTATATTCATGTTTTTATTATTAATATCAAGACCAGTTCTTGATATTGCTTACTTTCCTATTCAGTTAAAAGTAATAGATTTACTTTCTTCCATTGAAAACAGAAATGAGTTTTCTTATATTCTAAATCATGAATTCGGGTTATTTGTCGGTCGTTTTTTAGGAGCAGGCACTTTTTTAGTGATTGCATTTTATATAAATACAGATATTGCCTTGAGATATGCTTTGTTAATTATAGGTGTTCTTCAATTAATTTCCATATTTATTGCTAAACAACTTTTAAGGCAGCAGGAAGCATTGGAAAATAAAACTTTACAAGACCAAGCTTTAAAAAATGAATCAATAATTACAAAAAATGTAATCCCACAAGAAAATGTATAA
- a CDS encoding glycoside hydrolase family 130 protein: MKDISKRHSQNPLLSPKDLSPSNENMIIECLLNPGVFEFDGKICLLVRVAERTVQKDGFLSVPIYNNNGNVEIIDFDLKDPKLDASDARVITYDGVDYLTTISHLRIMFSEDGIRFSEHNDYPFICGEGEYEAYGIEDCRVAKIEDVYHLTYTMVSSNGVGVGLKTTKDWKKFEKKGMILSPHNKDCAIFEEKINNKYYALHRPSSPQLGGNYIWLAESPDGVHWGNHICIAKTRADKFDSKRLGAGAAPIKTEKGWLEIYHGATDKHRYCLGAILLDLNDPSMVIGRSQAPIMEPQEIFEVEGFFGEVIFTNGHIVKGDEIQMYYGAADEFIALATFSIKEILKTLGH, translated from the coding sequence ATGAAAGATATATCAAAACGACATAGTCAGAACCCGCTTTTATCTCCGAAAGATTTAAGTCCGAGTAATGAAAACATGATTATAGAATGTTTACTTAATCCTGGAGTATTTGAATTCGATGGAAAAATATGCCTTTTAGTTAGGGTTGCTGAAAGAACAGTTCAAAAGGATGGATTTCTATCCGTACCCATCTATAATAATAATGGTAATGTTGAAATAATAGATTTTGATCTTAAAGACCCGAAATTAGATGCGTCTGATGCCAGAGTAATCACTTATGATGGAGTGGATTACTTAACAACTATTTCTCATTTGCGTATAATGTTTAGTGAGGATGGAATCCGTTTTTCAGAGCATAATGACTATCCTTTTATTTGTGGTGAAGGTGAATATGAGGCTTATGGCATAGAAGATTGCCGTGTTGCCAAAATAGAAGATGTTTATCATTTAACTTACACCATGGTGTCTTCTAACGGGGTTGGAGTTGGTTTAAAAACTACGAAGGACTGGAAGAAATTTGAAAAGAAAGGAATGATTTTAAGTCCGCATAATAAAGATTGCGCCATTTTTGAGGAAAAAATAAACAACAAATATTATGCATTACATAGACCTAGTAGTCCTCAGCTCGGTGGAAATTATATCTGGTTGGCAGAGTCACCGGATGGAGTTCACTGGGGGAATCATATATGCATTGCAAAAACACGAGCGGACAAATTTGATAGTAAACGACTTGGTGCTGGAGCTGCACCTATAAAAACCGAAAAGGGCTGGTTGGAAATTTATCATGGCGCAACCGACAAGCATAGATATTGTTTAGGAGCTATTTTATTAGATTTAAATGACCCATCAATGGTTATTGGAAGGTCTCAAGCACCTATAATGGAACCTCAGGAAATATTTGAAGTTGAAGGATTTTTTGGTGAAGTTATTTTTACGAATGGTCATATAGTTAAAGGGGACGAAATTCAAATGTATTACGGAGCGGCAGATGAGTTTATTGCCTTAGCAACATTCTCCATTAAAGAGATTTTAAAAACCCTAGGACACTAA
- a CDS encoding AraC family ligand binding domain-containing protein produces the protein MKLYPLKFNPVYSYRIWGGDKLKTVLNKNHNQESIGESWEISDIEYSETHVSEGDLKGKTLKDLINQFKGDFVGHGVYKTFGDNFPLLIKFIDAKTPLSIQVHPSNELAKERHNSFGKNEMWHVMQAEENAELIVGFNQKFEKKTYTEYLNNSALSEILNIEKVKKGDTFYIPTGRVHAIGAGVLLAEIQQTSNITYRIYDYDRIDKKTGEKRELHTDLALDAIDFNYYNEYRTVYDTKINTSNKLVHSPFFKTNIVNIKGDIQMDYSGLDSFVIYICVDGNLNLDCNDEVYHLEKGETILLPASINHLKIKSDDACILEVSL, from the coding sequence ATGAAACTATACCCTTTAAAATTTAATCCAGTTTATAGCTATCGTATCTGGGGTGGAGATAAATTAAAAACAGTATTAAATAAAAATCACAATCAAGAAAGTATTGGAGAATCATGGGAGATTTCGGATATAGAGTACAGTGAAACTCATGTGAGTGAAGGTGATTTAAAGGGAAAGACATTAAAAGATTTGATAAATCAATTTAAAGGTGATTTTGTTGGTCATGGGGTATACAAAACCTTTGGTGATAATTTTCCTTTATTGATAAAATTTATTGATGCCAAAACCCCATTATCAATTCAAGTGCATCCCAGTAATGAGTTAGCAAAGGAACGTCATAATTCGTTTGGCAAAAACGAAATGTGGCATGTTATGCAAGCAGAAGAAAATGCTGAGTTAATTGTTGGCTTTAATCAAAAATTTGAAAAAAAGACCTATACTGAGTATCTTAATAATTCAGCTTTAAGCGAAATATTAAATATAGAAAAGGTTAAAAAAGGAGACACATTTTATATTCCTACAGGAAGAGTACATGCCATTGGAGCAGGTGTACTATTAGCTGAGATTCAACAAACATCCAACATAACATATCGAATTTACGATTATGATAGAATTGACAAGAAAACTGGAGAAAAAAGAGAATTACATACTGATTTAGCTTTGGATGCTATTGACTTTAATTATTACAATGAATATAGAACAGTCTATGACACCAAGATTAATACTTCAAATAAATTAGTGCACTCTCCTTTTTTTAAAACTAACATTGTAAATATTAAAGGGGATATCCAAATGGATTATTCTGGGTTAGATTCGTTTGTAATTTATATATGTGTAGATGGAAATCTCAATTTAGACTGTAATGATGAAGTTTATCATTTGGAAAAAGGAGAAACAATATTATTGCCTGCAAGTATAAATCATTTAAAAATCAAATCCGATGATGCATGCATTTTGGAGGTTTCACTTTAA